In the Streptomyces sp. NBC_00525 genome, one interval contains:
- a CDS encoding GTPase, which yields MNGRTAHDRTGLRAGTLALLLEPLGVDAVAGPAALQRFAEDVAAAARTHGCPDRPASGSTLPPVSAAVAACAGVHELIRLTTSRGRTPVPDADRHLAELGRLDGLRSRLPALEGVPVEALRTDAAAQAAAERELPGALEPCRRAEAEWPQGVWPSIRDIDVESATADLSLPRTGRRAARARESVLEHCSAELRDLRNRELVPLLEKVRDLAAAREAYETFLTQRPRWWRWLAPDIRTGFDTERYEALSWVTEVRDTGAVSASALDMLADPDVRAVLGREPAAPADGAADTAPALGSAARITEGLSAAASRTGIDELRAFESWYTKNIASFDRVAAAMDLWPADPALRAALAPLVDRLASLSGTVDPSRPAYRDVQAALRAGAGSAAPPVPCSPHAVEDGRLVAVMRRLGALERELNDAVRVMPAAGGRLRVAVAGRTKSGKTTLRKVLTRDPDQDGIGRGAHRTTRETAAFRVGSVTYLDTPGVAAKDDDHDAMRARAACDDADAVIWNYADTLYDEESAELLRLLRMGKPLLVVVNVKSRVVERHRLERFAKDPDREFQQVAGHTARIEQVCRAAGFTPPAILPVHSGAAHEALSVPDRELGALALRASRLPELEESLTRLLAERALPLRAVRLADAVRAPVAALHDRLARELRGIGLALDALERSADDDRAAVLTAVRTAGRDTRDRLDAVRHRAAERLPDVVGSLGGEDAARTWRDFLTGLEAEELLSGLADACERAALDRGILLRTTVDVPDHADAARPRVQPYPGLKTQSVTLGTAAAKGAAKALLGAATTKGLTKALPPPAKAAVHSAGALAGAAKALSGEILQLRRAQEQWTEAGTAAAAAGLDKLFDTLTAWTDRFEAEVTELTGARFDTRSADIAAARERYGRLDRLRPALRSALDAIDLVLARRLLQLAGGAPEAVRRARRTPGAELLVRTDPSRTADVRARLRDHCVDVLTERIEIRPDPMDEKDGMPHDDRNERGGGPHDH from the coding sequence GTGAACGGCAGAACAGCGCACGACAGAACGGGTCTCCGGGCCGGAACGCTGGCCCTCCTGCTCGAACCGCTGGGCGTGGACGCCGTGGCCGGCCCGGCGGCGCTCCAGCGCTTCGCCGAGGACGTGGCCGCGGCCGCCCGGACCCACGGATGCCCGGACCGGCCGGCCTCCGGGAGCACCCTCCCGCCGGTGTCCGCCGCGGTGGCGGCCTGCGCCGGGGTACACGAACTGATCCGCCTGACGACGAGCCGGGGACGGACCCCGGTCCCGGACGCGGACCGGCATCTCGCGGAGCTGGGACGGCTCGACGGACTGCGGAGCCGCCTGCCGGCCCTGGAGGGCGTGCCGGTGGAGGCGCTCCGGACGGACGCCGCCGCGCAGGCGGCTGCGGAACGGGAGCTGCCCGGAGCGCTGGAGCCGTGCCGTCGCGCGGAAGCGGAATGGCCGCAGGGCGTCTGGCCCTCGATCCGCGACATCGACGTCGAGTCCGCGACGGCCGACCTGAGCCTGCCCCGGACCGGCCGGCGGGCGGCGCGGGCGCGCGAGTCGGTGCTGGAGCACTGCTCCGCCGAACTCCGGGACCTGCGCAACCGGGAACTGGTGCCCCTCCTGGAGAAGGTGCGCGACCTGGCCGCCGCGCGGGAGGCGTACGAGACGTTCCTGACGCAACGGCCGCGGTGGTGGCGGTGGCTCGCGCCGGACATACGCACCGGATTCGACACGGAGCGGTACGAGGCCCTGTCCTGGGTCACCGAGGTCCGGGACACCGGCGCCGTCTCCGCGAGCGCCCTGGACATGCTCGCGGACCCCGACGTGCGCGCGGTGCTCGGACGCGAACCCGCGGCCCCGGCGGACGGAGCGGCCGATACGGCCCCCGCCCTCGGCTCGGCCGCCCGGATCACCGAGGGCTTGTCGGCCGCCGCCTCCCGGACCGGCATCGACGAACTGCGCGCCTTCGAGTCCTGGTACACGAAGAACATCGCGTCCTTCGACCGCGTCGCCGCGGCCATGGACCTGTGGCCGGCCGACCCGGCCCTCCGGGCGGCCCTCGCCCCGCTGGTCGACCGGCTCGCCTCCTTGTCGGGCACGGTGGACCCGAGCCGGCCGGCCTACCGCGACGTCCAGGCCGCCCTGCGGGCCGGGGCCGGGAGCGCCGCGCCGCCCGTGCCGTGCTCCCCGCACGCCGTCGAAGACGGGCGGCTCGTGGCGGTGATGCGCCGCCTCGGAGCACTCGAACGCGAACTGAACGACGCCGTACGGGTCATGCCCGCCGCCGGGGGCAGGCTGCGGGTCGCCGTCGCCGGGCGGACCAAGTCCGGCAAGACCACGCTCCGCAAGGTCCTGACCCGCGACCCGGACCAGGACGGCATAGGGCGGGGAGCACACCGCACCACGCGGGAGACCGCCGCGTTCCGGGTCGGCTCCGTCACGTACCTCGACACGCCGGGCGTCGCGGCCAAGGACGACGACCACGACGCCATGCGCGCCCGCGCCGCCTGCGACGACGCCGACGCGGTCATCTGGAACTACGCCGACACCCTGTACGACGAGGAGTCCGCCGAACTCCTGCGGCTGCTCCGCATGGGCAAACCCCTGCTCGTCGTGGTCAACGTGAAGAGCCGGGTCGTCGAACGGCACCGCCTGGAGCGCTTCGCCAAGGACCCGGACAGGGAGTTCCAGCAGGTCGCCGGGCACACCGCGCGGATCGAGCAGGTCTGCCGCGCCGCCGGATTCACCCCGCCCGCCATCCTCCCCGTCCACTCCGGCGCCGCCCACGAGGCGCTGTCCGTCCCGGACCGCGAGCTGGGTGCCCTGGCCCTCCGGGCGAGCCGGCTGCCCGAGCTGGAGGAGTCCCTCACCCGGCTGCTGGCCGAGCGGGCGCTCCCGCTGCGCGCCGTCCGGCTGGCGGACGCGGTCCGGGCCCCGGTCGCCGCCCTTCACGACCGGCTCGCCCGTGAACTCCGGGGCATCGGTCTCGCACTCGACGCGCTCGAACGCTCGGCGGACGACGACCGGGCCGCCGTGCTCACGGCCGTCCGCACGGCGGGCCGGGACACCCGCGACCGGCTCGACGCCGTGCGGCACCGGGCGGCGGAACGGCTGCCGGACGTGGTCGGGAGCCTGGGCGGCGAGGACGCCGCGCGCACCTGGCGCGACTTCCTCACCGGCCTGGAAGCGGAGGAACTCCTCTCCGGCCTCGCCGACGCGTGCGAGCGGGCGGCGCTGGACCGGGGCATCCTCCTGCGCACGACGGTGGACGTCCCGGACCACGCCGACGCCGCGCGACCGCGGGTACAGCCGTATCCCGGCCTCAAAACCCAGAGCGTGACGCTCGGCACGGCGGCGGCCAAGGGGGCGGCGAAGGCCCTCCTGGGAGCCGCCACCACCAAGGGGCTCACCAAGGCCCTCCCCCCTCCCGCGAAGGCGGCGGTGCACTCGGCGGGGGCCCTGGCCGGAGCGGCGAAGGCGCTGAGCGGCGAGATACTCCAGCTGCGACGGGCGCAGGAGCAGTGGACGGAAGCCGGCACCGCGGCGGCCGCGGCCGGCCTCGACAAGCTGTTCGACACGCTGACGGCCTGGACGGACCGGTTCGAGGCGGAGGTGACGGAGCTGACCGGGGCCCGGTTCGACACCCGGTCCGCCGACATCGCCGCCGCGCGGGAGAGGTACGGCCGGCTCGACCGGCTGCGACCGGCCCTGCGGTCCGCCCTCGACGCGATCGATCTCGTCCTGGCCCGCAGGCTCCTCCAGCTCGCGGGCGGCGCCCCGGAGGCCGTCCGCCGGGCACGCCGGACGCCCGGGGCCGAACTCCTGGTCCGGACGGACCCGTCCCGCACCGCCGACGTACGGGCGCGCCTGCGCGACCACTGCGTGGACGTACTCACCGAGCGGATCGAGATCCGCCCGGACCCCATGGACGAGAAGGACGGGATGCCGCATGACGACCGGAACGAGAGGGGCGGGGGACCGCATGACCACTGA
- a CDS encoding GTPase gives MTTDTAPAGASGGEDRSGARVLALSARAEKLLAAHPRTRPLTAELPRADGSPLRIALTGPYSAGKSTLVAALLRLPAARVGALVDAAPKTQEATPYEWDGATLVDLPGTLSGDDEHSEAARRGVHRADALMIVTTSELPGEAETGAILEALGRAGFADRSVVVVNKMSAENSDREVVIEEIRARLGPFAGRVPIVPTDARDYVDAVNDPSLPAADRAALVAESGIDALTAELRRLVAPGVDGVRPRAQAFELLRVLTEAERRWELDGDDLRAARTTRKAQEAVTGARELVLSALDRESGVVADRTTAAGERVAAAVSDKNGTVPDRVARAVEDEEEDMAADFDAKFFSAMRTAFDTLAAEYGTRVPEPDAWANDLETSGTAPAPAPEEDSPLSRSAKEAAKNGMKAGAAKAGEWLEKVKDGGHGPGSTAAAVVDKLSKNGVARKILDVGGKVTNGAEGFKPWGRTKAAKKLVGAAGKARWALLVMEPLTDLVGVAREQGEWKAVNDRRQTIRDRFAEQARARREALTDAGTRYVNEWIARVEQSLAGLTEQGARVDAEREAALSAIQDLRDEAARLTGPMAS, from the coding sequence ATGACCACTGACACGGCACCGGCCGGCGCTTCCGGCGGCGAGGACCGCTCCGGGGCACGGGTGCTCGCGCTGAGCGCCCGCGCCGAGAAGCTCCTGGCCGCCCACCCGCGCACCCGCCCGCTGACCGCGGAGCTGCCCCGCGCCGACGGGAGCCCGCTGCGCATCGCCCTGACGGGCCCGTACAGCGCGGGCAAGTCCACGCTCGTCGCGGCCCTCCTCCGGCTCCCCGCCGCCCGGGTCGGCGCCCTCGTCGACGCGGCCCCCAAGACGCAGGAGGCGACACCGTACGAGTGGGACGGAGCGACCCTCGTCGATCTGCCCGGAACCCTGTCGGGCGACGACGAGCACTCCGAGGCGGCCCGGCGCGGTGTGCACCGCGCAGACGCCCTCATGATCGTGACGACGAGCGAACTGCCCGGTGAGGCGGAGACCGGGGCGATCCTGGAGGCGCTCGGCCGGGCCGGGTTCGCCGACCGGAGCGTCGTCGTCGTCAACAAGATGAGCGCGGAGAACAGCGACCGCGAGGTCGTCATCGAGGAGATACGGGCCCGGCTCGGGCCCTTCGCCGGCCGCGTCCCGATCGTTCCGACCGACGCGCGCGACTACGTCGACGCCGTCAACGACCCGTCCCTGCCGGCCGCCGACCGCGCGGCACTCGTCGCCGAGAGCGGCATCGACGCGCTCACCGCCGAACTGAGGCGCCTCGTCGCGCCCGGCGTCGACGGTGTCCGTCCCCGGGCCCAGGCGTTCGAGCTCCTCCGGGTACTGACGGAGGCCGAGCGGCGGTGGGAGCTGGACGGCGACGACCTCCGGGCCGCGCGGACCACGCGGAAGGCACAGGAAGCGGTCACCGGCGCCAGGGAGCTCGTGCTGAGCGCCCTGGACAGGGAGAGCGGCGTCGTCGCCGACCGGACCACCGCGGCCGGAGAGCGGGTCGCCGCCGCGGTCTCGGACAAGAACGGCACCGTCCCCGACCGCGTCGCCCGTGCCGTGGAGGACGAGGAGGAGGACATGGCGGCGGACTTCGACGCGAAGTTCTTCTCCGCGATGCGGACGGCCTTCGACACGCTGGCCGCCGAGTACGGAACCCGGGTGCCGGAGCCCGACGCCTGGGCGAACGACCTCGAAACCTCCGGGACGGCGCCCGCCCCGGCGCCGGAGGAAGACTCTCCGCTGAGCCGGAGCGCCAAGGAAGCGGCCAAGAACGGCATGAAGGCGGGCGCCGCCAAGGCGGGGGAGTGGCTGGAGAAGGTCAAGGACGGCGGCCACGGACCGGGCAGCACCGCCGCCGCGGTCGTGGACAAGCTCAGCAAGAACGGAGTGGCCCGGAAGATCCTCGACGTCGGCGGCAAGGTCACCAACGGGGCGGAGGGGTTCAAGCCCTGGGGCAGGACCAAGGCGGCCAAGAAGCTGGTGGGCGCGGCCGGCAAGGCGCGATGGGCGCTGCTGGTCATGGAGCCGCTGACGGACCTGGTGGGCGTCGCGCGGGAGCAGGGCGAGTGGAAGGCGGTCAACGACCGGCGGCAGACGATCAGGGATCGCTTCGCCGAGCAGGCGCGCGCCCGGCGGGAGGCCCTCACCGACGCCGGCACCCGGTACGTGAACGAGTGGATCGCCCGGGTGGAACAGTCGCTCGCCGGCCTCACGGAGCAGGGTGCGCGCGTCGACGCCGAACGCGAGGCGGCGCTGAGCGCGATCCAGGACCTCCGCGACGAGGCCGCGCGCCTGACCGGCCCGATGGCGTCCTGA
- a CDS encoding response regulator, producing the protein MSGACGRVLVVDDNKVIRQLIRVNLELEGFEVVTAGDGVECLDLVHRVRPDVITLDVVMPRLDGLQTAGRLRSDPRTGHLPLAIVSSCTPYEVDHGVAAGVDAFLAKPFEPSELVRLVRRLMERGRPPVLDCGQGGGRAESAAG; encoded by the coding sequence GTGTCAGGCGCTTGCGGCCGCGTGCTTGTTGTCGACGACAACAAGGTCATCCGGCAGTTGATCAGGGTCAACCTCGAGCTGGAGGGCTTCGAGGTCGTGACCGCGGGCGATGGTGTCGAGTGTCTGGATCTGGTGCACCGGGTCCGGCCCGATGTGATCACCCTCGATGTCGTCATGCCCCGGCTGGACGGCCTCCAGACCGCCGGCCGGCTGCGGTCCGACCCGCGCACCGGGCATCTGCCGCTGGCGATCGTCAGCTCCTGCACGCCGTACGAGGTGGACCACGGGGTCGCCGCCGGGGTGGACGCCTTTCTGGCCAAACCTTTCGAGCCCAGCGAGCTGGTACGGCTGGTGCGCCGGCTCATGGAGCGCGGCCGGCCGCCCGTACTGGACTGCGGGCAGGGCGGCGGGCGGGCGGAGAGCGCCGCCGGCTGA
- the nrtL gene encoding ArgS-related anticodon-binding protein NrtL — MTPVDLSTTVLRAVRRAVREDALRVPVPARVRVERTRPGGRGEYASAVALQLAGPAGIGAREVAAILRDRLTAAPGVAGVEITGPGFLNFTLDAGAGAAAHRDLVHRVRAEGERYGWSDALAGHPARLHHAHEVRAAVTADAVRRLLRTQGAPVHLSHDGGAPDPDWQRLGVSPEGYGQPEAEAAAEAAATPVRPVPAGHTAAELLRRLGPDATRWGLLRPAGHDHAPLGPELIVQTAANPLFRVRYAHARARAQRRGADRLGLTAAAPGEDIDTTGAAPLLTLLDAHPAVLAAAARQHAPDRLARHLEALAGAFFDFHDAAPPLPAGEEKPSAAHRSRLAIAEAAGTVLAGGLTLLGVSAPEHL; from the coding sequence GTGACCCCCGTCGATCTCTCCACGACCGTGCTGCGCGCCGTGCGCCGCGCGGTCCGCGAGGACGCCCTCCGCGTGCCCGTGCCCGCGCGCGTCCGGGTGGAGCGGACCCGCCCCGGCGGCCGCGGGGAGTACGCCAGCGCCGTCGCGCTCCAGCTCGCCGGACCCGCCGGAATCGGCGCCCGCGAGGTCGCCGCGATCCTGCGCGACCGGCTCACCGCAGCCCCCGGCGTCGCCGGCGTCGAGATCACCGGACCCGGCTTCCTCAACTTCACGCTCGACGCCGGTGCCGGCGCCGCCGCCCACCGCGACCTGGTGCACCGCGTCCGCGCCGAGGGCGAGCGCTACGGCTGGAGCGACGCCCTCGCCGGACACCCCGCCCGGCTCCACCACGCCCACGAGGTCCGGGCCGCCGTCACCGCGGACGCCGTCCGCCGCCTCCTGCGCACCCAGGGCGCCCCCGTCCACCTCAGCCACGACGGCGGCGCGCCGGACCCCGACTGGCAACGGCTCGGAGTGAGCCCCGAGGGGTACGGGCAGCCGGAGGCGGAAGCGGCGGCGGAGGCGGCGGCCACGCCGGTACGGCCCGTCCCCGCCGGGCACACCGCCGCCGAACTGCTCCGCCGGCTCGGCCCCGACGCCACCCGCTGGGGGCTGCTGCGGCCCGCCGGCCACGACCACGCGCCCCTCGGACCCGAGCTGATCGTCCAGACCGCGGCCAACCCCCTCTTCCGCGTCCGCTACGCACACGCCCGCGCCCGCGCCCAGCGCCGCGGCGCCGACCGGCTCGGCCTCACCGCCGCCGCGCCCGGCGAGGACATCGACACCACCGGCGCCGCCCCGCTGCTCACACTGCTCGACGCGCACCCCGCCGTACTCGCCGCCGCCGCCCGGCAGCACGCCCCGGACCGGCTCGCCCGGCACCTCGAAGCGCTCGCCGGCGCCTTCTTCGACTTCCACGACGCCGCACCCCCGCTGCCCGCCGGGGAGGAGAAACCCTCGGCCGCCCACCGCTCCCGGCTGGCCATCGCCGAAGCCGCCGGGACGGTGCTGGCCGGCGGCCTGACCCTGCTCGGCGTCAGCGCGCCCGAACACCTCTGA
- the lysA gene encoding diaminopimelate decarboxylase has product MSRSAHPAGPRHADVLSEGHYLAPADNLNALDAKVWSSTVTRDEQGALTVAGLPVARLAEEFGTPAYFLDEADFRARCRAWADAFGPGADVFYAGKAFLSRAIVRWLTEEGLNLDVCSGGELATALDAGMPPERIAFHGNNKTVEEIERAVAAGVGRIVLDSFQEIVRVAHTAQRLGKRQRVQIRVTVGVEAHTHEFIATAHEDQKFGIALAGGQAAEAVRRALTLDGLELVGIHSHIGSQIFDMAGFEVSARRVVQLLAEVRDEHGVELPEIDLGGGLGIAYTSEDDPREPHEIAKALGDIVTRECEAARLATPRISVEPGRAIVGPTAFTLYEVGTIKPLDGLRTYVSVDGGMSDNIRTALYDAEYSVTLASRTSDAEPMLVRVVGKHCESGDIVVKDAYLPSDLAPGDLIAVPATGAYCRSMASNYNHALRPPVVAVRDGAARVIVRRETEEDLLRLDVG; this is encoded by the coding sequence ATGAGCCGTTCCGCCCACCCCGCCGGACCCCGTCACGCCGACGTGCTGTCCGAGGGCCACTACCTCGCCCCCGCCGACAACCTCAACGCCCTCGACGCGAAGGTGTGGTCCAGCACCGTCACCCGCGACGAGCAGGGCGCCCTGACCGTCGCCGGGCTCCCGGTCGCCCGCCTCGCCGAGGAGTTCGGCACCCCCGCCTACTTCCTGGACGAGGCCGACTTCCGGGCCCGCTGCCGCGCCTGGGCCGACGCCTTCGGACCCGGCGCCGATGTCTTCTACGCCGGCAAGGCGTTCCTCTCCCGCGCGATCGTCCGCTGGCTCACCGAGGAAGGGCTCAACCTCGACGTCTGCTCCGGCGGCGAACTGGCCACCGCGCTCGACGCCGGCATGCCCCCCGAGCGCATCGCCTTCCACGGCAACAACAAGACCGTCGAGGAGATCGAGCGCGCCGTCGCCGCCGGCGTCGGCCGCATCGTCCTCGACTCCTTCCAGGAGATCGTCCGCGTCGCCCACACCGCCCAGCGCCTCGGGAAGCGCCAGCGCGTCCAGATCCGCGTCACCGTCGGCGTCGAGGCGCACACCCACGAGTTCATCGCCACCGCCCACGAGGACCAGAAGTTCGGCATCGCGCTCGCCGGCGGACAGGCCGCCGAGGCCGTCCGCCGCGCCCTGACGCTGGACGGGCTGGAACTCGTCGGCATCCACTCCCACATCGGCTCCCAGATCTTCGACATGGCCGGTTTCGAGGTCTCCGCCCGCCGCGTCGTGCAGCTCCTGGCCGAGGTGCGCGACGAGCACGGCGTCGAACTCCCCGAGATCGACCTCGGCGGCGGCCTCGGCATCGCGTACACCTCCGAGGACGACCCGCGCGAACCGCACGAGATCGCCAAGGCGCTCGGCGACATCGTGACCCGCGAGTGCGAGGCCGCCCGGCTCGCCACCCCCCGCATCTCCGTGGAGCCCGGCCGCGCCATCGTCGGCCCGACCGCCTTCACGCTCTACGAGGTCGGCACGATCAAGCCGCTGGACGGCCTGCGCACCTACGTGAGCGTGGACGGCGGCATGTCGGACAACATCCGCACCGCGCTGTACGACGCCGAGTACAGCGTCACGCTCGCCTCGCGCACCTCGGACGCCGAGCCGATGCTCGTCCGCGTCGTCGGCAAGCACTGCGAGAGCGGCGACATCGTGGTCAAGGACGCCTACCTGCCGTCCGACCTGGCCCCCGGCGACCTGATCGCCGTGCCCGCCACCGGCGCCTACTGCCGCTCCATGGCGAGCAACTACAACCACGCCCTGCGCCCGCCGGTCGTCGCCGTCCGGGACGGCGCGGCGCGCGTGATCGTCCGGCGCGAGACGGAGGAAGATCTCCTGCGTCTCGATGTCGGCTGA
- a CDS encoding homoserine dehydrogenase encodes MMRTRPLKVALLGCGVVGSEVARIMTTHADDLAARIGAPVELAGVAVRRPSKVREGIDPALITTDATALVKRGDLDVVIEVIGGIEPARTLITTAFEHGASVVSANKALLAEDGAALHAAAERHGRDLYYEAAVAGAIPLVRPLRESLAGDTVNRVLGIVNGTTNFILDKMDTSGAGYSEALDEATALGYAEADPTADVEGFDAAAKAAILAGIAFHTRVRIGDVHREGITEVTAADIASARRMGCTVKLLAICERAADGASVTARVHPAMIPLSHPLASVREAYNAVFVEAEAAGQLMFYGPGAGGAPTASAVLGDLVAVCRNKLNEAPGPGESAYTRLPVSPMGDVVTRYHISLDVADKPGVLAQVATVFADQGVSIDTVRQQSRPDSQESDGEASLVVVTHRAPDAALSGTVEALRKLDTVRGVASIMRVEGE; translated from the coding sequence ATGATGCGTACGCGTCCGCTGAAGGTGGCGCTGCTGGGCTGTGGTGTGGTCGGCTCAGAGGTGGCGCGCATCATGACGACGCACGCCGACGACCTCGCCGCGCGCATCGGCGCGCCGGTGGAGCTCGCCGGTGTGGCCGTGCGCCGGCCGTCCAAGGTGCGCGAGGGCATCGACCCCGCGCTGATCACCACCGACGCGACCGCCCTGGTCAAACGGGGCGACCTCGACGTCGTCATCGAGGTCATCGGCGGCATCGAGCCCGCCCGCACCCTGATCACCACCGCCTTCGAGCACGGCGCGAGCGTCGTCTCCGCCAACAAGGCGCTGCTCGCCGAGGACGGCGCCGCGCTGCACGCCGCCGCCGAGCGGCACGGCCGCGACCTCTACTACGAGGCCGCCGTCGCCGGAGCCATCCCGCTCGTCCGCCCGCTGCGCGAATCCCTCGCGGGCGACACGGTCAACCGGGTGCTCGGCATCGTCAACGGCACCACCAACTTCATCCTCGACAAGATGGACACCAGCGGCGCCGGCTACTCCGAGGCGCTCGACGAGGCCACCGCGCTGGGCTACGCCGAGGCTGACCCCACCGCCGACGTGGAGGGCTTCGACGCCGCGGCCAAGGCCGCGATCCTGGCCGGCATCGCCTTCCACACCCGGGTGAGGATCGGCGACGTGCACCGCGAGGGCATCACCGAGGTCACCGCCGCCGACATCGCCTCCGCCCGCCGCATGGGCTGCACCGTCAAGCTCCTCGCCATCTGCGAGCGCGCCGCCGACGGAGCCTCCGTCACCGCCCGCGTGCACCCCGCGATGATCCCGCTGAGCCATCCGCTCGCCTCCGTCCGCGAGGCGTACAACGCGGTGTTCGTCGAGGCGGAGGCCGCCGGGCAGCTGATGTTCTACGGCCCCGGCGCGGGCGGCGCGCCCACCGCGTCGGCCGTCCTCGGCGACCTCGTGGCCGTCTGCCGCAACAAGCTCAACGAAGCCCCCGGCCCCGGCGAGTCCGCCTACACGCGGCTGCCCGTCAGCCCCATGGGCGACGTCGTCACGCGGTACCACATCAGCCTGGACGTGGCCGACAAACCGGGCGTGCTCGCCCAGGTCGCCACGGTCTTCGCCGACCAGGGCGTATCCATCGATACGGTCCGCCAGCAGAGCCGGCCGGACAGCCAGGAATCCGACGGCGAGGCATCGCTCGTCGTCGTCACCCACCGCGCGCCCGACGCCGCCCTCTCCGGGACCGTCGAGGCGCTGCGCAAGCTCGACACCGTGCGCGGTGTCGCCAGCATCATGCGTGTTGAAGGGGAGTAA
- the thrC gene encoding threonine synthase — MTTKGTHQWRGIIEEYRDRLPVTDTTPVVTLREGGTPLVPAQVLSERTGCEVHLKVEGANPTGSFKDRGMTMAITRAKEEGAQAVICASTGNTSASAAAYAVRAGMVCAVLVPQGKIALGKMGQALVHGAKILQVDGNFDDCLTLARSLSDNYPVALVNSVNPVRIEGQKTAAFEIVDALGDAPDIHVLPVGNAGNITAYWKGYTEYAGDGMATHKPRMWGFQASGSAPIVRGEVVKDPSTIATAIRIGNPASWNFALAARDESGGFIDEVTDRQILSAYRLLASQEGVFVEPASAASVAGLLKAAEEGKVDPGQKIVCTVTGNGLKDPDWAVAGAPQPVTVPVDAAAAAERLGLA; from the coding sequence ATGACCACCAAGGGCACCCACCAGTGGCGCGGCATCATCGAGGAATACCGGGACCGCCTCCCGGTCACGGACACGACCCCGGTCGTCACGCTCCGTGAGGGCGGTACGCCACTCGTACCGGCCCAGGTCCTCTCCGAGCGCACGGGCTGCGAGGTGCACCTCAAGGTCGAGGGCGCCAACCCCACCGGGTCCTTCAAGGACCGCGGCATGACCATGGCCATCACCCGCGCCAAGGAAGAGGGCGCGCAGGCCGTCATCTGCGCCTCCACCGGCAACACCTCCGCCTCGGCCGCCGCCTACGCGGTCCGGGCCGGCATGGTCTGCGCCGTCCTCGTGCCGCAGGGCAAGATCGCGCTCGGCAAGATGGGCCAGGCCCTCGTGCACGGCGCCAAGATCCTCCAGGTCGACGGCAACTTCGACGACTGCCTGACGCTGGCCCGCTCGCTCTCGGACAACTACCCGGTCGCGCTGGTCAATTCGGTCAACCCGGTCCGCATCGAGGGCCAGAAGACCGCCGCGTTCGAGATCGTCGACGCCCTCGGCGACGCCCCGGACATCCACGTCCTCCCCGTCGGCAACGCGGGCAACATCACCGCGTACTGGAAGGGCTACACCGAGTACGCCGGCGACGGCATGGCCACGCACAAGCCGCGCATGTGGGGCTTCCAGGCGTCCGGCTCCGCGCCCATCGTGCGCGGCGAGGTCGTCAAGGACCCGTCGACCATCGCCACCGCGATCCGGATCGGCAACCCGGCCTCCTGGAACTTCGCGCTCGCCGCGCGCGACGAGTCCGGCGGCTTCATCGACGAGGTCACGGACCGTCAGATCCTGTCCGCCTACCGCCTGTTGGCCTCGCAGGAGGGCGTCTTCGTGGAGCCCGCGTCGGCCGCGTCCGTCGCCGGTCTGCTCAAGGCCGCCGAGGAGGGCAAGGTGGACCCCGGCCAGAAGATCGTGTGCACGGTCACCGGGAACGGCCTCAAGGACCCCGACTGGGCCGTCGCCGGCGCCCCGCAGCCGGTGACCGTCCCGGTCGACGCGGCCGCCGCCGCCGAACGGCTGGGCCTGGCCTGA
- the thrB gene encoding homoserine kinase, with amino-acid sequence MAGPAFRAAAVRVRVPATSANLGPGFDALGLSLGLYDDVVVRVADSGLHIDIAGEGAQTLPRDEKHLLVRSLRTAFDLLGGQPRGLEIVCANRIPHGRGLGSSSAAICAGIVAARAVTTGGDARLDDAALLELATEIEGHPDNVAACLLGGFTLAWMDGSSARAIRMDPADSIVPVVFVPGKPVLTETARGLLPRTVPHVDAAFNAGRAALLVEAMTRRPELLLTATEDRLHQDYRAPAMAESVELVGRLRAEGVPAVISGAGPTVLALAGDGEADKVARLAGEGWAANRLALDAQGASVLPLTSS; translated from the coding sequence ATGGCCGGTCCCGCCTTCCGAGCCGCCGCCGTCCGGGTGCGCGTCCCCGCGACCAGCGCCAACCTCGGCCCCGGTTTCGACGCCCTCGGCCTGTCGCTCGGCCTGTACGACGACGTCGTCGTCCGCGTCGCCGACTCCGGACTGCACATCGACATCGCCGGCGAGGGCGCCCAGACCCTGCCCCGCGACGAGAAGCACCTGCTCGTACGCTCCCTGCGCACCGCCTTCGACCTGCTCGGCGGGCAGCCGCGCGGCCTGGAGATCGTCTGCGCCAACCGCATCCCGCACGGCCGCGGCCTGGGTTCGTCCTCCGCCGCCATCTGCGCCGGAATCGTCGCCGCCCGCGCCGTGACGACCGGCGGGGACGCCCGGCTCGACGACGCCGCCCTGCTGGAGCTGGCCACCGAGATCGAGGGCCACCCGGACAACGTCGCGGCCTGCCTGCTCGGCGGATTCACCCTCGCCTGGATGGACGGTTCCTCCGCCCGTGCGATCAGGATGGACCCCGCCGATTCCATCGTTCCGGTGGTTTTCGTCCCCGGCAAGCCGGTCCTCACCGAGACCGCCCGCGGCCTCCTGCCGCGCACCGTTCCGCACGTGGACGCCGCCTTCAACGCCGGCCGCGCCGCCCTGCTCGTCGAGGCCATGACCAGGCGCCCCGAGCTGCTGCTCACGGCCACCGAGGACCGGCTGCACCAGGACTACCGCGCGCCCGCCATGGCCGAGAGCGTCGAGCTGGTGGGCCGGCTGCGCGCCGAGGGCGTCCCGGCCGTCATCTCCGGGGCGGGCCCGACGGTGCTGGCCCTGGCCGGGGACGGCGAGGCCGACAAGGTCGCCCGGCTGGCGGGCGAGGGATGGGCGGCCAACCGGCTCGCCCTCGACGCGCAGGGCGCGAGCGTCCTGCCGCTCACGTCGTCGTAA